Proteins encoded in a region of the Marinococcus sp. PL1-022 genome:
- a CDS encoding PrsW family glutamic-type intramembrane protease, producing the protein MDYWYYRQNEKEHGPLSSAQMRALIDEKQIGAKTLVWSEATGGRWLSLSRTVLAEALIEEEHPGDQARSAFIRASTRINQYVGEEGSADFHLKNLFSDVFKRHTRDEAELVFISGTSLTTPNEQEIPLSWPKPWLFSRVLLVLVITYLILYGCTLFFGNVLTIPGMIAIGSFAAPFALVVFFYELNAPRNISMLRVLQMFFVGGVASIFVTLILYSFIPIGEIGFFSAIVIGVVEEVGKLIIIAYLIKKTQVKYILNGLLIGAAVGAGFAAFESAGYALNFGLQYGTGVMIDVIFERGWLSIGGHVVWGAIIGAALLLVKRGGPLRKKHLTDRQFLKIFIIPVLLHAVWDMPIALFPDSRFVQLILIAVAWYLILTMIQAGLRQIAALHTNGKKPEQAGEDELEVQTVSRGQTMSRMGRKDNKE; encoded by the coding sequence ATGGATTACTGGTACTACAGACAGAACGAAAAAGAGCATGGTCCGCTGTCGAGTGCACAGATGCGGGCGTTAATCGATGAAAAGCAAATTGGTGCTAAAACACTGGTGTGGTCGGAAGCCACCGGGGGGCGCTGGCTCTCGCTCAGCCGCACCGTCCTTGCCGAAGCGCTTATAGAAGAGGAGCATCCGGGTGATCAGGCGAGAAGTGCCTTTATCCGTGCTTCGACCCGGATTAACCAATATGTCGGTGAGGAAGGGTCAGCAGATTTTCATTTAAAAAATCTGTTTTCTGACGTGTTCAAGCGTCACACGAGGGATGAAGCAGAGCTGGTGTTTATTTCCGGCACATCTCTTACTACGCCAAACGAGCAGGAGATTCCGCTTTCATGGCCCAAGCCATGGCTGTTTTCGCGCGTGCTTCTGGTGCTTGTGATAACATATTTAATTTTATACGGGTGCACGCTGTTTTTCGGCAATGTGCTGACAATCCCCGGCATGATCGCCATCGGTTCATTTGCTGCGCCGTTTGCACTTGTGGTGTTTTTTTATGAACTGAATGCCCCGAGAAATATCAGTATGCTTCGCGTGCTGCAGATGTTTTTCGTCGGCGGGGTGGCATCAATTTTTGTCACGCTGATTTTGTATTCCTTTATCCCCATCGGTGAAATCGGGTTCTTCAGCGCTATCGTTATTGGTGTTGTCGAAGAAGTGGGAAAGCTGATTATTATTGCGTACTTAATAAAGAAAACGCAGGTGAAGTATATTCTGAACGGGCTCTTGATCGGTGCTGCTGTCGGCGCAGGCTTCGCTGCCTTTGAGTCCGCCGGCTATGCGCTTAATTTCGGTCTGCAGTATGGAACCGGCGTAATGATCGACGTTATTTTCGAACGCGGCTGGCTGTCGATTGGCGGGCACGTTGTATGGGGCGCCATCATAGGTGCTGCTTTACTGCTCGTAAAGCGCGGCGGGCCGCTGCGGAAAAAGCATTTGACGGACCGGCAGTTTTTGAAAATCTTTATTATTCCAGTGCTGCTTCATGCAGTATGGGATATGCCGATTGCATTGTTTCCTGACAGCCGTTTCGTGCAGCTGATTTTGATCGCTGTGGCCTGGTATTTGATTTTGACGATGATCCAGGCTGGTCTGCGTCAGATTGCAGCTTTGCATACAAATGGAAAGAAGCCGGAGCAGGCCGGCGAAGACGAACTGGAGGTTCAAACGGTCTCGCGGGGACAGACGATGTCACGCATGGGTCGGAAAGATAACAAGGAATAA
- a CDS encoding transglutaminase family protein, which translates to MKKYLQATYDVNYEAESIQQKATELFFPEMNEKEKIESAYIFVRDEVSHSWDIQGETVTRRASEVLKYREGICWAKSHLLAALLRSEGIPCGFCYQRLTLFVEPAGGYCIHALNAVYLNGEDRWVRLDARGNKPGIDAQFFTDKEQLAFNVEEAKDEWNYPAIYAETPAELLDILDRYGDPVYMYRYALPESLSVKVN; encoded by the coding sequence ATGAAAAAATATTTACAGGCAACCTATGATGTTAATTATGAAGCGGAGAGCATTCAGCAGAAAGCGACGGAATTGTTTTTTCCAGAAATGAATGAGAAAGAAAAAATAGAATCCGCCTATATATTTGTGCGTGATGAAGTCAGTCACTCGTGGGATATTCAGGGAGAGACGGTCACCCGGAGAGCCTCTGAGGTGCTGAAATACCGCGAGGGGATCTGCTGGGCCAAATCGCACCTTCTGGCGGCACTTCTCCGCTCGGAAGGGATACCCTGCGGCTTCTGCTACCAGCGGTTAACGCTCTTCGTGGAACCGGCAGGCGGCTATTGTATCCACGCATTAAATGCCGTCTATCTTAATGGGGAAGACAGATGGGTGCGGCTGGACGCAAGGGGCAATAAGCCCGGCATTGATGCTCAATTTTTTACCGATAAAGAGCAGCTGGCCTTTAACGTGGAGGAGGCAAAGGACGAGTGGAATTACCCGGCGATATACGCGGAGACCCCGGCAGAGCTTCTGGACATCCTGGATCGTTACGGGGATCCGGTGTATATGTACCGGTACGCGCTGCCGGAGTCGCTGTCTGTTAAAGTGAATTAA
- a CDS encoding NCS1 family transporter, whose amino-acid sequence MQARQDLRPITNEKERILGPKAYVAMWWGDTIMIGTFMLGSSLIPPFGDLNLYQAGAALLLANIMAALLFSLNGYVGWKHGIPMVVQLRSSFGPIGSRIPALLRSIPALFWFGIQTWLGAQALNQIASGFIGFENVWVWFFGFQALQIFLSAKGIESIKWVEIVGSVIIMGGIIYLIFLFLTTFGFEVQAAANVDGSWGIPLWLAMTVLVGQFAALLINVSDYTRYLPKKTRTSTYINAHLIGMVPPSILLPFIGMLGAAAVGIWNPIDVISGYIPSTVASIIVLVFIAIAQVTTNLMANIMPPALVAMDLFKISWAKSCIIIGILATFTCPWWLMNAAYFTTFIAIVSAFLGPVFGVMIADFFFVHKRNYNVAALYEQNKLFQAFKGWNPAAIISIAVGTAVSFINIDGSWFIGGVPALLLYAVLMKFWIAKHEPYVQEGMNQSFSEEGTGGEKPVPQWIKES is encoded by the coding sequence ATGCAGGCACGGCAGGATCTAAGACCAATCACTAATGAAAAAGAAAGAATCCTCGGCCCGAAAGCTTACGTGGCGATGTGGTGGGGCGATACGATCATGATCGGTACCTTTATGCTTGGTTCAAGCCTGATTCCGCCGTTTGGCGATCTGAATCTTTACCAGGCGGGCGCGGCCCTGCTTCTCGCAAATATTATGGCTGCTCTGTTGTTTTCATTAAATGGATATGTAGGATGGAAGCACGGAATTCCGATGGTGGTCCAGCTTCGTTCGTCCTTCGGCCCGATCGGGTCAAGAATTCCTGCCCTTTTACGCAGCATTCCGGCTTTGTTCTGGTTCGGGATCCAGACGTGGCTCGGGGCGCAGGCGTTGAATCAGATTGCCTCGGGCTTTATAGGCTTTGAAAACGTATGGGTATGGTTTTTCGGCTTTCAGGCCCTGCAGATTTTTCTTTCAGCTAAAGGCATTGAATCTATCAAATGGGTCGAAATTGTCGGCTCTGTAATTATAATGGGCGGTATCATCTACTTAATTTTCCTGTTTTTAACGACGTTTGGATTTGAAGTGCAGGCAGCCGCAAACGTGGACGGCTCCTGGGGGATTCCGCTCTGGCTGGCAATGACCGTCCTGGTGGGACAGTTTGCGGCTCTTTTGATCAACGTCTCGGACTACACAAGGTACTTACCGAAAAAGACAAGGACCTCCACCTATATTAATGCCCATCTTATCGGCATGGTGCCGCCAAGCATTCTGCTTCCCTTTATCGGGATGCTCGGGGCGGCCGCGGTTGGCATCTGGAATCCGATTGATGTGATTTCCGGGTATATTCCTTCCACTGTCGCAAGCATTATTGTTTTGGTTTTTATCGCGATTGCCCAGGTGACCACGAACTTAATGGCCAATATCATGCCCCCGGCGCTCGTGGCGATGGACCTGTTCAAAATTTCGTGGGCAAAGTCATGTATTATTATCGGCATACTCGCTACGTTCACATGCCCGTGGTGGCTGATGAACGCTGCTTATTTCACCACCTTTATTGCGATTGTCTCCGCCTTTTTAGGGCCGGTTTTCGGCGTGATGATTGCAGACTTCTTCTTTGTGCATAAACGCAACTACAACGTGGCAGCGCTGTATGAACAGAATAAGCTGTTTCAGGCTTTTAAAGGATGGAATCCGGCCGCTATTATTTCCATTGCCGTGGGTACTGCCGTTTCCTTTATTAATATCGATGGGTCCTGGTTTATCGGCGGAGTGCCAGCGCTTTTGCTTTATGCTGTATTAATGAAATTCTGGATTGCAAAGCACGAACCTTACGTGCAGGAAGGGATGAATCAGAGCTTCAGCGAGGAAGGAACGGGAGGAGAAAAACCGGTCCCTCAATGGATAAAGGAGTCGTAA